A single Endozoicomonas sp. NE40 DNA region contains:
- a CDS encoding MetQ/NlpA family ABC transporter substrate-binding protein, giving the protein MKAINKLKALAGTVVIAASAMLTGCGGSDSADGALKVGVMAGPEADVMKVAAAKAEADYGVKVQLVEFSDYISPNMALADGSIDANAFQHRPYLDSMVNDRGFDLAVVGNTFVYPIGAYSNKISDISELQDGARVSIPNDPSNEGRTLILLHNEGLIKLRDVNNLEATPADIIENPKNLRFIELDAAQLPRSMDDVDLAFINSTYSVAAGLLPTRDALLVEGKDSPYVNIIVSRGDNKDDERIAKLVKAYQSEAVEAKAEELFQGGAVAGWK; this is encoded by the coding sequence ATGAAGGCTATCAATAAATTAAAAGCTTTGGCCGGTACTGTTGTGATTGCCGCCAGCGCCATGCTGACCGGTTGTGGTGGCAGCGACTCTGCAGACGGCGCCCTGAAAGTGGGCGTGATGGCAGGTCCTGAGGCGGATGTTATGAAAGTGGCTGCTGCGAAGGCTGAAGCGGATTATGGTGTAAAAGTTCAGCTGGTTGAGTTTTCTGACTACATCTCTCCAAACATGGCGCTGGCAGACGGTTCTATTGATGCCAATGCTTTCCAGCATCGCCCTTATCTGGATAGCATGGTAAACGACCGTGGTTTTGATCTGGCTGTGGTAGGCAATACCTTTGTTTATCCTATTGGTGCTTACTCCAATAAGATCAGTGATATCAGCGAGTTGCAGGACGGAGCCCGGGTGTCTATTCCAAATGACCCGAGCAACGAAGGTCGCACCCTGATTCTTTTGCACAACGAAGGGCTGATTAAGCTGAGAGATGTGAATAATCTGGAGGCGACACCGGCAGATATTATTGAGAACCCGAAAAACCTGCGCTTCATTGAGCTGGACGCTGCCCAGTTGCCACGTTCAATGGACGACGTTGACCTGGCATTCATCAATTCCACATACTCTGTGGCTGCAGGTCTGCTGCCAACCCGTGACGCGTTGCTGGTGGAAGGTAAGGATTCTCCTTATGTGAACATCATTGTAAGTCGTGGAGACAATAAAGATGATGAGCGCATTGCCAAGTTGGTGAAGGCTTACCAGTCGGAAGCTGTAGAAGCGAAAGCTGAGGAGCTGTTCCAGGGTGGCGCAGTGGCTGGCTGGAAGTAA
- the hpaR gene encoding homoprotocatechuate degradation operon regulator HpaR: protein MRKYETSLPLKLLKAREAAMSFFRPMLQEHSITEQQWRVLRVLNDHEEMETKQLAETCCILSPSLTGIIQRLEQQEYVQRRKSPDDHRRTLISVTEKARSLLEEMAPEVDASYNKLTSSLSKEKMDILNELLTDVSQIKP, encoded by the coding sequence ATGCGTAAATACGAGACCTCTTTACCCCTGAAATTACTGAAAGCTCGTGAAGCTGCGATGAGTTTTTTCCGCCCGATGCTTCAGGAACACTCCATCACTGAGCAACAGTGGCGGGTTTTGCGGGTACTGAATGATCATGAGGAAATGGAAACCAAGCAGCTGGCTGAAACCTGCTGCATTCTCAGCCCCAGCCTGACAGGTATTATCCAGCGTCTGGAGCAGCAGGAATACGTACAACGTCGCAAGTCTCCCGACGATCATCGCCGTACCCTGATCAGCGTTACTGAAAAAGCTCGCAGCCTGCTGGAAGAAATGGCACCGGAAGTGGACGCCAGCTACAACAAGCTGACCAGTAGCCTGTCAAAAGAAAAAATGGACATTTTGAACG
- a CDS encoding S1 RNA-binding domain-containing protein — protein sequence MTEQFVKIGRRNRLKVVDKVGFGVFLDGKQFDEILLPKRFVPEDCSVGDEIDVFVYLDSDDCLIATTETPFAQIGEFASLTVKQVNPVGAFLDWNLGKDLLCPYPEQKSRMEAGKSYVVYLYQDDQTRRIVASSKINRFLSQQKPAYKNGQSVSLLISDRTDLGFMAIINNRHQGLIFDNDVQESGKTLQIGNRLDGFIKRVRDDGKIDLSLKKPGFDKGAMSDLGQAILDKLDASNGFLPVNDKTDPAIIRKQFGASKRTFKMALGGLYKQRLIIIEDKGIRKTEA from the coding sequence ATGACTGAACAGTTTGTTAAGATTGGACGCCGGAACCGCCTGAAAGTGGTTGATAAAGTCGGGTTCGGGGTGTTTCTGGACGGTAAGCAGTTCGACGAAATCCTGCTGCCCAAACGATTTGTGCCGGAAGACTGCTCGGTGGGTGATGAAATCGATGTCTTTGTCTATCTGGACTCTGATGACTGCCTGATCGCTACGACTGAAACCCCGTTCGCACAAATCGGCGAATTTGCCAGCCTGACCGTCAAACAGGTTAACCCCGTGGGTGCATTTCTCGACTGGAACCTGGGCAAAGACCTGTTATGCCCTTATCCGGAGCAGAAAAGCCGGATGGAAGCCGGTAAATCCTATGTGGTCTACCTGTACCAGGATGACCAGACCCGTCGCATTGTCGCTTCCAGCAAGATCAACCGTTTTCTTAGCCAGCAGAAACCTGCCTACAAGAACGGTCAGTCTGTCTCTCTGCTGATCAGTGACCGGACAGACCTGGGGTTTATGGCCATTATCAATAATCGCCATCAGGGATTGATTTTTGATAATGACGTGCAGGAATCCGGTAAAACCCTCCAGATTGGCAACCGTCTGGATGGTTTCATTAAACGGGTCAGAGATGACGGTAAAATCGATTTAAGCCTGAAGAAACCGGGTTTTGACAAAGGTGCAATGTCTGATCTGGGTCAGGCTATTCTCGACAAACTGGACGCCAGCAACGGTTTTCTGCCCGTCAATGACAAAACCGATCCGGCGATCATTCGTAAGCAGTTTGGAGCCAGCAAGCGCACCTTTAAAATGGCGCTGGGTGGTTTATACAAGCAGCGCCTGATCATCATTGAAGACAAAGGCATTCGCAAGACGGAAGCTTAA
- a CDS encoding acetyltransferase, producing MIISEVTRDEYPEIVEVWEASVRATHNFLTESDIQFFKPLILNEFLEAVNLRCVKSDDGRILGFLGVAQNNIEMLFLDPQNRGEGIGRILVHYAIEQMGVQKVDVNEQNPDAVGFYKHMGFEVTSRSPLDSMGKPFPILHMALPD from the coding sequence ATGATAATTTCTGAAGTGACCAGAGACGAATACCCTGAGATTGTTGAAGTATGGGAAGCATCTGTAAGAGCGACCCACAACTTTCTGACCGAAAGTGATATCCAGTTTTTCAAACCGCTGATCCTTAACGAGTTTCTGGAAGCAGTAAATCTTCGTTGTGTAAAAAGCGACGATGGAAGAATTCTGGGCTTCCTTGGCGTGGCTCAGAACAATATTGAGATGCTGTTTCTTGATCCTCAGAACCGTGGCGAAGGTATTGGCCGTATTCTGGTTCACTATGCCATTGAGCAGATGGGGGTGCAGAAGGTTGATGTCAACGAACAGAATCCGGACGCTGTTGGTTTTTATAAGCACATGGGCTTTGAGGTAACCAGCCGCTCTCCGCTTGACAGCATGGGCAAACCATTCCCGATTCTGCACATGGCGCTGCCTGATTAG
- a CDS encoding methionine ABC transporter ATP-binding protein — MIELKNLNKVFKAGNKEVKAVDGINLSVPEGSIYGVIGSSGAGKSTLIRCVNLLERPTSGQVVVDGQDLMQLNDKQLRDARRNIGMIFQHFNLLSSRTVFDNIALPLELAGASRQTIEEAVLPLLELTGLSDKRDSYPSQLSGGQKQRVAIARALASKPKVLLCDEATSALDPQTTASILALLKDINRQLKITVLIITHEMDVVKSICDRVAILSHGRLIEENGVEQFFLNPQTELAREFVRSAIHEKPAAEVESRFQQEKTPGANPVIRITFVGQRVVEPLITQAARKFDTDFVILQADIETVHDKAMGFLMVEVIGDEPSVEASLDFLNENVQVEVVGYVG; from the coding sequence ATGATAGAACTGAAAAACCTTAACAAAGTCTTCAAGGCTGGCAATAAAGAGGTTAAAGCCGTGGATGGCATTAACCTATCGGTGCCTGAAGGCTCCATTTATGGCGTGATCGGCTCCAGTGGTGCCGGTAAAAGTACGCTGATACGCTGTGTTAACCTGCTGGAACGGCCTACATCGGGTCAGGTGGTGGTCGATGGGCAGGATCTGATGCAGCTCAACGATAAGCAGTTGCGTGACGCCCGTCGTAATATTGGTATGATCTTCCAGCACTTTAACCTGCTGTCCAGTCGCACCGTGTTTGACAATATTGCACTGCCCCTGGAACTGGCGGGTGCCAGTCGTCAGACGATTGAAGAAGCCGTTCTACCGTTGCTGGAACTGACAGGATTGTCAGATAAACGAGACAGTTACCCGTCTCAGTTGTCAGGGGGACAGAAACAGCGTGTTGCTATTGCCCGTGCGCTGGCCAGTAAGCCTAAAGTGTTGTTGTGTGATGAAGCAACTTCAGCGCTTGACCCACAAACGACCGCCTCTATTCTGGCGCTGCTGAAAGACATTAACCGTCAGCTGAAAATTACCGTACTGATCATTACCCACGAAATGGATGTGGTGAAGAGTATCTGTGACCGAGTGGCGATTTTGAGCCATGGTCGTCTGATTGAAGAAAACGGTGTCGAACAGTTTTTCCTGAATCCGCAAACCGAACTGGCCCGTGAGTTTGTCCGCAGCGCCATTCATGAGAAGCCGGCAGCAGAAGTAGAAAGTCGTTTCCAGCAGGAAAAAACACCGGGTGCCAATCCGGTTATTCGAATCACCTTTGTTGGGCAGAGAGTCGTTGAGCCGTTGATTACTCAGGCGGCAAGAAAGTTTGATACCGATTTTGTGATTCTGCAGGCGGATATTGAAACCGTGCATGATAAGGCAATGGGCTTTCTGATGGTGGAAGTGATTGGTGATGAGCCATCTGTAGAGGCTTCACTGGACTTCCTGAATGAAAATGTACAAGTAGAGGTGGTTGGTTATGTCGGCTGA
- a CDS encoding sulfite exporter TauE/SafE family protein, producing MDFTVFELITVFVAIFFGALVQGTIGFGLAIVAAPVLYLVTPELVPGSIILMAMLVGGLTAKQNLHAVKLNDLKSALMGRIPGSLLGAMLLTMASHRTMGLFMGGSVLFAVLASLSPYKVQTNGKTLFSAGLLSGIMGTASSIGGPPMALVMQNQSGERIRANLSAYFVVSAVISLSILAWSGQFGWLQLKYGLMFVPCVLAGNLVARKLVPYVDQAMIRKALLMLCSVAGIGAIVSAI from the coding sequence ATGGATTTTACGGTATTTGAACTCATAACGGTTTTTGTTGCGATTTTCTTTGGAGCCCTGGTTCAGGGAACCATCGGTTTTGGTCTGGCTATTGTTGCCGCTCCTGTCCTTTATCTGGTTACACCTGAACTAGTGCCTGGTTCCATTATTCTGATGGCGATGCTGGTGGGTGGCCTTACGGCGAAACAGAATCTTCATGCCGTGAAGTTAAATGATCTTAAGTCTGCCTTAATGGGGCGTATTCCCGGATCGTTGCTGGGGGCCATGCTGTTAACAATGGCTTCTCACCGCACCATGGGACTGTTTATGGGCGGCTCAGTGCTGTTTGCGGTGCTGGCAAGTCTCAGCCCCTACAAGGTTCAGACGAATGGCAAAACCCTGTTTTCTGCCGGGCTTCTGTCGGGCATTATGGGAACGGCTTCTTCGATCGGAGGCCCTCCCATGGCGCTGGTCATGCAGAACCAGAGTGGTGAGCGTATTCGTGCCAACTTGTCTGCTTACTTTGTAGTCAGTGCGGTTATTTCATTGTCGATTCTCGCCTGGAGTGGTCAGTTTGGCTGGTTGCAGCTGAAATACGGTTTGATGTTTGTTCCCTGTGTACTGGCGGGCAACCTGGTGGCCAGAAAACTGGTACCTTACGTAGATCAGGCTATGATTCGTAAGGCGTTACTGATGTTGTGCTCTGTTGCGGGTATTGGCGCAATTGTCTCGGCTATCTGA
- the idi gene encoding isopentenyl-diphosphate delta-isomerase has protein sequence MPVSFPDQENSLKTYLDSHSDDQQQADLMGEALIGVTADDEVTGSVSKYHAHAGAGVLHRAFSVLLFNTEGKLLIQKRSAEKITFPDYWANTCCSHPLYTEDELEAADSAGVKRAAIRKLAQELGITGELAEGDFTAMTRLHYRAESGNGWVEEEMDHILIARATVTLALNPNEVASVQWVSRGELSDLLKDKEVLIAPWFRVIAEQLLPGWWPHTGDQKALKHLADRRIIRA, from the coding sequence ATGCCTGTATCTTTTCCTGATCAGGAAAATTCTCTGAAAACCTATCTCGACAGCCACTCTGATGATCAGCAACAGGCTGACCTGATGGGAGAAGCCCTGATCGGCGTGACTGCGGATGATGAAGTGACAGGCAGTGTGTCTAAATATCACGCTCATGCGGGGGCTGGCGTGTTGCACAGGGCGTTCAGTGTGTTGTTGTTCAATACAGAGGGAAAGCTGCTGATTCAGAAGCGTTCGGCAGAAAAGATAACCTTTCCTGACTACTGGGCCAATACCTGTTGTTCTCACCCTCTTTATACCGAAGATGAGCTGGAGGCTGCTGACAGTGCCGGGGTTAAGCGTGCAGCGATTCGCAAACTGGCTCAGGAGCTGGGTATTACCGGTGAACTGGCAGAAGGTGATTTTACCGCCATGACCCGCCTGCATTACCGGGCAGAATCGGGCAATGGCTGGGTGGAAGAGGAAATGGACCATATCCTTATTGCCAGAGCCACCGTCACACTGGCTCTGAATCCGAATGAGGTGGCGTCCGTCCAGTGGGTGTCCCGTGGTGAGCTGTCAGACCTGCTGAAGGATAAAGAGGTTCTGATCGCTCCCTGGTTCAGGGTTATTGCTGAACAGCTGTTGCCAGGCTGGTGGCCTCACACCGGAGATCAGAAAGCCCTGAAACACCTGGCTGACAGGCGTATTATCAGGGCTTGA
- a CDS encoding Na/Pi cotransporter family protein translates to MDISLETTACKPKSASLLPWLSVLFFVYMLLVAIGMIGDGFKWAAGGPEAAANLFTFASNPFTGLVIGLIATIMVQSSSTTSSIIVGLVAGGLPVSIAIPMILGTNIGTSTTATLVSLGNLGKRKSFRRSFTAATAHGLFNVIAVFIFLPLEIMTGVLGKLSGSLAHTISGGSGTSLGGIDFIKPAVKPVVGLFSDFYAVLPGNTGGIALAVSGLVLTFVSIAYLGKVLKTLMVGRAKQLLHRAIGHGPASGITSGVLTTFLVQSSTTSTSLVVPLVGAGIFKPKEIYPFTLGANIGTTITALLAATTLSGPTAVYGLQIALVHLLFNVLAVLFIYGNPITRMIPFNLARRFAMVASRNKAIVLLYVAGVFFIIPGLLILVTS, encoded by the coding sequence ATGGATATCTCTCTGGAGACAACCGCCTGCAAGCCAAAATCGGCATCGCTGTTACCTTGGCTGAGCGTTCTGTTTTTTGTCTACATGCTGCTGGTTGCCATAGGCATGATAGGCGACGGTTTTAAATGGGCGGCTGGTGGCCCAGAAGCGGCCGCCAACCTGTTCACCTTTGCTTCCAATCCATTTACCGGTCTGGTGATTGGTTTGATTGCCACCATTATGGTGCAGTCTTCCAGTACTACGTCGTCCATTATTGTGGGACTGGTGGCTGGTGGCTTGCCTGTCAGCATTGCGATCCCCATGATTCTGGGTACTAATATCGGTACCAGTACTACGGCAACGCTGGTCAGCCTCGGCAACCTGGGAAAACGCAAATCCTTTCGACGCTCATTCACCGCTGCTACCGCCCACGGCCTGTTTAATGTCATTGCCGTGTTTATTTTCCTGCCTCTGGAAATCATGACTGGTGTGCTTGGCAAGCTGTCGGGATCGCTTGCTCATACTATTTCCGGTGGTTCAGGTACCAGCCTGGGAGGCATTGACTTTATCAAGCCTGCAGTTAAGCCGGTGGTGGGACTGTTCTCAGACTTTTATGCGGTATTGCCAGGAAATACAGGTGGCATTGCGCTGGCTGTTTCAGGTCTGGTGCTGACGTTTGTTTCCATTGCCTATCTTGGCAAGGTTCTGAAAACTCTGATGGTAGGGCGTGCTAAACAGCTGTTGCATAGAGCGATAGGTCATGGCCCGGCATCAGGTATTACTTCAGGTGTGCTGACTACATTTCTGGTTCAGTCTTCAACCACGTCTACGTCACTGGTTGTGCCACTGGTAGGTGCCGGTATTTTTAAACCTAAGGAGATTTATCCATTTACCCTCGGTGCGAATATAGGCACCACAATTACCGCTCTGCTCGCTGCTACCACACTGAGTGGCCCAACTGCGGTGTATGGATTGCAGATTGCGCTGGTGCATTTGCTGTTTAATGTTCTGGCGGTGTTGTTTATTTATGGTAATCCGATAACGCGGATGATTCCTTTCAATCTGGCGAGACGCTTTGCCATGGTGGCGAGTCGCAACAAAGCTATTGTTCTTCTTTACGTTGCCGGTGTCTTTTTCATTATCCCCGGGTTATTAATTCTGGTGACCAGCTGA
- a CDS encoding protein kinase domain-containing protein — protein sequence MKLLKYLRHHILLSLALLICSLHAQAQKNWEDIFTVYMLDPGGQFIQELDTQIQQMVPMSNLNLKSPRTPLMGHIELTFAGAITDDVDFYTISRPLQGNEQVDMDSSEMYQLVVFKKENIIANGKTKSQYHFSKAGRRWFTQPYSTSLYQDQKYQTLILSQGVLNMLQIDSTWPTVSNGNPHQFMEIIGGVARQADFIKLLKGQPNIIRFHEKSEDILIAIPLLELYDTNLKDYLFSQPYISLTEMLRHMALLARAMEFMHARSVAHGDIALKSLLVRFQPEMHIAFANFERSSKVDAVSGSHALGRKKFTFSNNLHHAPEIRFPAGYPKEWRYTSATLKGDIWSFGFMLAVVLNLYPQTVELVEKLQVNKPFYHYYTNQANGFIYNTEGLKLSLTASPLQQYFNNVELTQKDPTGLIPAIHEQGYKQLIELINSATQFDPERRPSASHIAETLESILKQLQ from the coding sequence ATGAAGTTACTGAAGTATTTGCGCCATCACATTCTATTATCACTGGCACTTTTGATCTGTTCATTACACGCTCAGGCTCAAAAAAACTGGGAAGACATATTCACCGTTTACATGCTTGACCCTGGCGGTCAGTTCATACAGGAACTGGATACCCAGATTCAGCAAATGGTTCCAATGTCCAACCTGAACCTCAAATCACCCCGCACACCGCTTATGGGTCATATAGAGCTTACGTTTGCCGGAGCCATCACTGATGATGTGGATTTCTACACCATTTCACGCCCGTTACAAGGCAATGAACAGGTGGATATGGACTCCAGCGAAATGTACCAGCTGGTTGTTTTTAAAAAAGAAAACATTATTGCCAATGGAAAAACCAAGAGTCAGTACCACTTCTCTAAAGCAGGGCGACGCTGGTTCACACAGCCTTATAGCACCAGTCTTTATCAGGACCAGAAGTATCAGACCCTGATTCTGTCGCAAGGCGTTTTGAATATGCTGCAGATTGATAGCACCTGGCCTACGGTCAGTAATGGCAATCCTCACCAGTTCATGGAGATCATCGGTGGCGTTGCCCGCCAGGCCGATTTCATCAAACTGCTGAAAGGTCAACCTAACATTATTCGCTTTCATGAAAAGAGTGAGGACATTCTGATAGCCATCCCTCTGCTGGAGCTTTATGACACTAATCTCAAGGACTACCTTTTTTCCCAGCCCTATATTTCTCTGACGGAGATGCTCAGACATATGGCGCTATTAGCAAGGGCCATGGAATTTATGCATGCCCGTAGCGTCGCCCATGGGGATATCGCCCTTAAAAGCCTGCTGGTACGCTTCCAACCAGAAATGCATATAGCGTTTGCGAACTTTGAACGTTCCAGTAAGGTTGACGCGGTTTCTGGTAGTCACGCCCTGGGAAGAAAAAAATTCACCTTCAGCAATAATCTGCACCATGCGCCTGAAATTCGTTTCCCGGCAGGCTATCCCAAAGAGTGGCGATACACCTCAGCCACTTTAAAAGGTGATATCTGGTCATTCGGTTTTATGCTGGCAGTTGTTCTTAACTTGTACCCACAAACAGTAGAGCTGGTTGAAAAACTACAGGTAAACAAGCCTTTCTATCACTATTACACAAATCAGGCCAATGGGTTTATCTACAACACGGAAGGGCTGAAGCTGAGCCTTACTGCCTCTCCGCTTCAGCAATATTTTAACAACGTTGAACTCACTCAAAAAGATCCGACAGGCTTAATACCTGCAATCCACGAACAGGGGTACAAGCAGCTGATCGAACTCATCAACAGTGCAACACAATTCGATCCGGAACGTCGACCTTCTGCCAGTCATATTGCTGAGACTCTGGAATCCATTCTGAAGCAGCTTCAGTAG
- a CDS encoding methionine ABC transporter permease, with amino-acid sequence MSADSWALLARSLWETIYMTGLSGLMSFVFGIPLGVLLYITKPGRFMASPVVNMVLGAVVNATRSVPFIILMVAIIPLTRMLVGTSIGTTAAIVPLTLAAIPFVARIAEGAINEVPGGLIEAAQAMGATPLQIITRVLLPEARPGLINGMTITLVTLVGYSAMAGAIGGGGLGDLGIRYGYQRFDGVIMLATVVVLIVLVQLVQSAGDRLQTHFDRSH; translated from the coding sequence ATGTCGGCTGATTCCTGGGCATTACTGGCTCGCTCACTGTGGGAAACCATCTACATGACCGGACTGTCCGGTTTGATGAGTTTTGTGTTTGGTATTCCACTGGGTGTGCTGCTGTACATCACCAAGCCAGGACGTTTTATGGCAAGTCCTGTGGTGAATATGGTACTGGGCGCTGTGGTGAACGCTACACGTTCTGTGCCGTTTATTATTCTGATGGTCGCCATTATCCCGCTGACCAGAATGCTGGTAGGAACATCCATCGGAACCACTGCTGCTATTGTGCCGCTGACACTGGCTGCAATTCCTTTTGTAGCAAGAATTGCTGAAGGTGCCATCAATGAGGTACCGGGTGGGCTGATTGAAGCCGCTCAGGCGATGGGGGCAACCCCTCTGCAGATTATTACCCGCGTGCTGCTGCCAGAGGCTCGTCCGGGGTTGATTAATGGCATGACCATCACTCTGGTGACGCTGGTCGGGTATTCCGCCATGGCGGGGGCTATTGGTGGTGGAGGCCTGGGAGACCTGGGTATCCGTTATGGTTATCAGCGCTTTGATGGTGTGATTATGCTGGCGACGGTTGTCGTGCTGATCGTGCTGGTGCAGCTGGTTCAGTCTGCAGGTGACAGGCTGCAGACGCATTTCGACAGAAGTCATTAA
- a CDS encoding Rid family detoxifying hydrolase, which produces MKKQIINAETAPKAIGPYSHGNAFGDLIFTSGQLPVDGETGQVVEGGISAQSQKSLENLVSVLEAGGGNTETVLKTTCYLSDINDFAAFNAVYADFFGSDCPARSCFAVKDLPLGVLVEIEAIAHKA; this is translated from the coding sequence ATGAAAAAGCAAATTATCAATGCCGAAACCGCCCCTAAAGCAATCGGTCCTTACTCCCACGGTAACGCTTTCGGAGATCTGATCTTCACTTCCGGGCAGCTGCCTGTTGATGGTGAAACAGGACAAGTGGTTGAAGGTGGCATTTCAGCACAGTCTCAAAAATCACTGGAAAATCTGGTATCCGTTCTGGAAGCCGGTGGCGGCAACACAGAAACCGTTCTCAAAACAACCTGCTACCTGTCAGATATCAATGATTTTGCCGCTTTCAACGCAGTTTACGCTGACTTCTTCGGTTCCGACTGCCCTGCCCGCTCCTGCTTTGCAGTAAAAGACCTGCCTCTGGGCGTACTGGTTGAAATCGAAGCCATTGCCCACAAAGCTTAA
- a CDS encoding thymidine kinase → MASLYFYYSSMDSGKSTYLLQAAHNYESAGKRVLLLTPMIDDRFGVGKITSRIGLQKEAVAISGNENLLQQIRTEHDESRLTCVMIDEAQFLSEQQVWELSAVVDQLGIPVLCFGLRTDAFGEAFPGSKVLLAVADELCEIKSICKKCEKKAIMQLRLDGDGRPVSSGSQVQIGGNDTYLSVCRKHYKEMLGQ, encoded by the coding sequence ATGGCTTCGCTGTATTTCTATTATTCCTCCATGGATTCCGGTAAAAGCACTTATCTTCTGCAGGCTGCTCATAATTATGAATCGGCGGGTAAGCGCGTACTTCTGCTGACGCCTATGATCGACGATCGTTTTGGGGTGGGTAAAATAACCTCTCGCATCGGTTTGCAGAAAGAGGCTGTGGCCATTTCAGGCAATGAGAACCTTCTGCAGCAGATTCGCACGGAACACGACGAATCTCGTTTAACCTGTGTGATGATTGACGAAGCGCAGTTTCTCAGTGAACAGCAGGTCTGGGAACTGTCTGCTGTGGTCGATCAGCTGGGTATTCCAGTGTTATGTTTTGGTTTGCGTACCGATGCATTTGGAGAAGCTTTTCCTGGCAGCAAGGTGTTGCTGGCCGTTGCAGATGAGCTGTGTGAGATCAAGAGTATCTGCAAAAAGTGTGAAAAAAAGGCCATTATGCAGCTGCGCCTGGACGGCGATGGTCGTCCGGTAAGTTCCGGCTCTCAGGTTCAGATTGGGGGGAACGATACTTATCTGTCTGTGTGCAGGAAACACTATAAAGAGATGTTGGGGCAGTAA
- a CDS encoding thiol:disulfide interchange protein DsbA/DsbL, which produces MKKLISIFCLALVLPLSVFASDFSEGIHYNTLPGFQKSDQPEVREVFSVYCRGCYFWSLEALDDLEQTLKSREISYYQSHVAFMGNYGNKASQALAITKGTEQFAPLKKAMFKALQEDRIGDWQSDDQFFKALADAGLSKRDWTMGVNDPAVRERMRSWSELEQNVRSVPGFIINNKYIINLSRLTSFDEFYKVVDYLLEK; this is translated from the coding sequence GTGAAGAAATTAATATCTATTTTTTGCCTGGCACTGGTCTTACCTTTATCAGTCTTTGCCTCTGATTTTTCTGAGGGTATCCACTACAACACTCTGCCCGGCTTCCAGAAATCAGACCAACCAGAGGTAAGAGAAGTATTCTCAGTTTATTGCCGGGGATGCTATTTCTGGAGTTTGGAAGCTCTGGATGATCTGGAACAAACCCTGAAATCGAGAGAGATCAGCTATTACCAGTCCCATGTAGCCTTTATGGGAAACTATGGAAATAAAGCCAGTCAGGCTCTGGCTATTACTAAAGGTACCGAACAGTTCGCTCCTTTAAAAAAAGCGATGTTCAAAGCCTTACAGGAAGATCGCATTGGGGACTGGCAAAGCGACGATCAGTTCTTTAAGGCCCTGGCTGACGCCGGTTTAAGCAAGCGGGACTGGACAATGGGTGTTAATGACCCGGCAGTACGTGAACGTATGAGGTCTTGGTCAGAGCTGGAACAAAACGTTCGTAGCGTACCAGGCTTTATCATTAACAATAAGTACATCATTAACCTGAGTAGACTTACTTCCTTTGATGAGTTTTACAAAGTAGTCGACTACCTGCTTGAAAAATAA